A single Aggregatilinea lenta DNA region contains:
- a CDS encoding MBL fold metallo-hydrolase, translated as MEITWYGHSCFRITERGRATVVTDPFGESLGYEVPKLKAEVVTISHDSPGHNNVDMARDCEHVVSGPGEYEVGGVFIIGVATYNREIENPRLNVIYVLDFAGLSVAHLGDLDHVPNQSMVESLGPIDVALVPVGDGGALSSSQAAEVISLLEPSIVVPMHFQTEALRGMTLDPVDRFLKEMGIDSMQAEPVLKVTAGGLPEQTQVVLLDYRH; from the coding sequence ATGGAAATAACGTGGTACGGGCATAGCTGTTTTCGAATCACTGAGCGTGGACGCGCGACTGTAGTAACCGATCCCTTCGGGGAGAGCCTGGGTTATGAAGTGCCTAAGCTGAAGGCCGAGGTCGTGACGATCAGCCACGATTCGCCGGGGCACAACAACGTTGACATGGCGCGCGACTGCGAGCATGTCGTGAGCGGGCCGGGCGAGTATGAGGTCGGCGGCGTCTTTATCATCGGCGTGGCGACCTACAACCGCGAGATCGAGAACCCCCGCCTGAACGTGATTTACGTGCTGGACTTCGCGGGTCTGTCGGTGGCCCACCTGGGCGACCTGGACCACGTGCCGAACCAGTCGATGGTCGAGTCCCTGGGGCCAATCGACGTGGCGCTGGTGCCCGTCGGCGACGGCGGCGCGCTGTCGTCCAGCCAGGCGGCGGAAGTGATCAGCCTGCTGGAGCCGAGTATCGTCGTGCCGATGCACTTCCAAACCGAAGCGCTGCGCGGCATGACGCTGGACCCGGTCGACCGGTTCCTGAAAGAAATGGGCATCGACAGCATGCAGGCCGAGCCGGTCCTGAAGGTGACGGCGGGCGGCCTCCCCGAACAAACGCAGGTGGTCCTGCTCGATTACCGGCACTGA
- a CDS encoding FmdB family zinc ribbon protein, with amino-acid sequence MPVYTYECDECGVRFDARQKFSDAPISECPECGGHTHRVPQAVGIVFKGSGWYVTDSKGRNSLATPPKKEDGGEKSSPSSSDGGSEAPAKSGGSSEAAKPDSK; translated from the coding sequence ATGCCAGTCTATACCTATGAATGCGATGAGTGCGGCGTGCGCTTCGATGCGCGGCAGAAGTTCTCCGACGCGCCTATCAGCGAGTGCCCGGAGTGCGGCGGCCATACGCACCGCGTCCCGCAGGCAGTGGGAATTGTGTTCAAGGGATCGGGTTGGTACGTGACCGACAGCAAGGGTCGCAATTCGCTCGCCACACCGCCCAAGAAGGAAGACGGCGGCGAGAAGTCTTCTCCGTCGAGCAGTGACGGCGGCTCGGAAGCCCCGGCCAAGTCCGGCGGCAGCTCTGAAGCGGCCAAGCCCGACAGCAAGTAA